The Haliaeetus albicilla chromosome 19, bHalAlb1.1, whole genome shotgun sequence genome has a segment encoding these proteins:
- the GALR3 gene encoding galanin receptor type 3 — protein MPGGWNASSDSPELRAAGIIVPVIFSFIFLLGTVGNGLVLAVLLRNGQVKYNTTNLFILNLAMADLCFIICCVPFQATIYTLDGWLFGAFACKAVHFLIYLTMYASSFTLAAVSVDRYLAIRYPLKSRDLRTSRNAGVAIVAIWSLSLLFAGPYLSYYQIVHYHGVPICVPIWEDQRRKILDILTFVFGYVLPVFVVSMAYARTIKFLWTSVDPIERISESRKAKRKVTKMIVAVAILFCLCWLPHHLVILCFWFGHFPFNRATYACRLASHCLSYANSCLNPIVYALISKHFRKRFKQVFTCLFFQNKTRKKKRVGKKVHVVNVGKAFTNSTGGFYGGNTEVTQVPEENIRKRDPEGASHARAWTHQLQDTMVSVQKELLEEESLATAGRPLAMTPPRGTREFLTVHYR, from the exons ATGCCAGGGGGATGGAACGCCTCTTCCGACAGCCCAGAGCTACGAGCAGCAGGGATTATTGTGCCCGTcatcttctccttcatcttcctcctggGTACTGTGGGCAATGGGCTGGTGCTGGCCGTGCTGCTGCGGAATGGCCAAGTCAAGTACAACACCACCAACCTCTTCATCCTTAACCTGGCCATGGCCGACCTGTGCTTCATCATCTGCTGCGTCCCCTTCCAGGCCACCATTTACACCCTTGATGGTTGGCTCTTTGGGGCCTTTGCCTGCAAGGCTGTGCATTTCCTGATCTACCTCACCATGTATGCCAGCAGCTTCACCCTGGCCGCTGTCTCTGTTGACAG GTACCTGGCCATTCGCTATCCACTGAAGTCCCGGGATCTCCGCACCTCCCGAAACGCAGGAGTGGCCATTGTAGCAATCTGGTCACTGTCACTGCTCTTTGCGGGGCCTTACCTCAGTTACTACCAGATTGTCCATTACCACGGGGTGCCCATCTGCGTCCCCATCTGGGAGGACCAGCGCCGAAAGATTCTGGACATCCTCACGTTTGTCTTCGGATACGTCCTGCCCGTGTTCGTGGTGAGCATGGCATACGCCAGGACCATCAAGTTCCTGTGGACCTCTGTAGACCCCATAGAAAGGATCTCGGAGTCCCGGAAGGCCAAGCGTAAGGTCACCAAGATGATTGTGGCTGTGGCCATCCTGTTCTGCCTCTGCTGGCTGCCCCACCACCTGGTCATCCTGTGCTTCTGGTTTGGCCACTTCCCCTTCAACCGAGCCACTTACGCTTGCCGCTTGGCTTCCCACTGCCTTTCGTATGCCAACTCCTGCCTCAACCCCATTGTCTATGCCCTCATCTCCAAGCATTTCCGCAAGCGTTTCAAGCAGGTCTTCACCTGCCTCTTCTTCCAGAACAAGAccaggaagaagaagagagtTGGAAAGAAAGTCCATGTGGTCAACGTGGGCAAAGCTTTCACCAACAGCACCGGAGGTTTCTATGGAGGCAACACTGAGGTGACTCAGGTCCCAGAGGAGAACATCAGGAAGAGGGACCCTGAAGGTGCCAGTCATGCCAGAGCATGGACTCACCAGCTACAAGACACCATGGTCTCTGTTcagaaggagctgctggaggaagaaagTTTGGCAACAGCTGGCCGTCCCCTAGCCATGACCCCTCCAAGAGGAACTCGGGAGTTTCTGACTGTTCACTACAGATGA